The DNA sequence TAATCAAACTCAATAAACTTCAGTGTATGTCTGTCGTATGTGCACTGCATTTTATTTTTTACACAGGAGGATTTTATGTCCAGAATTCCAGACACTTGACCTTTACTTTAGCAAAAACCCACTGGCGCCTATGGTTTTTATAAAGAAAGCACAGAAAATAAAAATACTTTAAAGAATATGAAATAAGGACGTTAAGATATAGGCTGCCTACATTTGCAAGCAGCTCATACCGCCTTCTTAATTACTTACTCCTCGAGCAGAAGAAAGTTGTTTTGGCACAACTACACTTTCTATACTTGCTGAAGGCTTATGTGAAACCCCTACTATTTCAGAACCTTCTTGTCTTAAATGCGATAATGCTTCATATAGAGGCTTTGCTTCATATTGCCTTCCTACTTTTACCTCTTGGTATGCAGCTAACTGATCCCAAGTGAAACCATTGCTTTCAATAAGCTTTACAGAACCGTCATCACTAATATTGATTTTCATCTTACACTCTTTTCCTTCAACATACCAATTCAAGGTCATATCATATGAACCGTTAGCTACTTCATAAATTCTTGCTCCATGCTCATCAATCTGACAACGTATTCCCCTTGTATGACTTTTATCAGGAAGGCACAGCGTAATTGTTTTTACTTCATACTTTTTACACACATCATTACTTATAAGACCCATCAAATTTACTTCCTTTGTGTTATCATCTAGCACAATTCTTACAACAGGCTTAACACTATTATCTGCGTTTTTACTTTCCTTGAGTTTTATAACACTACTTTTTACATTTTTAGCTATCTCCTCTTTAATCTGCTCAGCAACTTTGCCTGTAATCTCCTTACCATTATACTTATTCCCTTCAGCAGTGTACCTATACATACCCTCACTATTCTTATGAACATGAGGCTTTTGTATTACTTTATTAGTGGTATTAGTAGAAGTATCATTCTGCGCTTTAAAGAACTTCTCCCACTCTTCCTGATTATTAATAACAAGAAACTTCTCAGAAGCTTCTCTTTTTTTCCTTTCTTCAATATCCTCATGCTTAGACGCATAAGCTTCCTTGCAAAAAGAAACTGGATTTACAACTTCAGAATTTTTTGGATTACCTAACATTATATACCTCTCTATAAATATCGTTAACATAAAATGTTTTTAATGAGAGGTCAACAAAAAAAAAGCCCTACAAATTTCTGAAAGGGCTCTCAATTAAACTTTATATAGAAATGGTAAAATTACTAATCTTATGTTTAATGTTTTAGATAGCATGCGCGCACACGTACTTAATCTCTGTCGTATGTGCACTGCATTTTATTTTTTACACAGGAGGATTTTGTGTCCAGAATTCCAGATACTTGACCTTTACTTTAAAACCAACTGGCGCCTATGGTTTTTATAAAGAAAGTGTAGGAAATAGAAATACTTTAAAGAATATGAAATAAGAGTGGAAAAGATTATGGCCAAATCTATTTCGTGAGTAGCCAAAAACCGTTTCATATTCGTTCAGGCAAGGTAGTTATAAGTAAAAATAGCAGATAGTGTCATGCAAGTAGCTGACACCCCTTTGGTGGACCACACACACAACTTTACGAACATTGCAATATGGCACATAGTAAATGATGTCATTCCAGCGCGCGACGCTGGAATCCAGAAAAAAAGAACCAGTGTCAAGCACTGGGATGACACCCTCTTTATTAGGCCTAAATCACAATGTTCGTACAGTAAGCACTGACCATTTTTCGTATAAATTGCCTTTATAAACAAATATCTGTAACAACAATTCCCCCATCTTGAAAATTTCAGAAAAACTTGCCTGCTGCTTTTAACAACTGATATTATTTAAATTTCCAAAACCAATCTATTTAGATCTTCTATGTAATTTTTGATTTTAACAAGGAAAGTAACTGCTCCTTTGCCATCAACTATTCTGTGGTCGTAAGAGAGAGCAATGTACATCATCGGTCTGATTTCAATTGAGTTGCCTACAGCAACTGGCCTATTTTGTATACAGTGCATGCCAAGTATTCCAGATTGCGGAGGGTTTATTATCGGAGTGGAAAGGAGTGAACCGTATACACCACCGTTTGAGATAGTAAATGTTGCACCTTCCATGTCTGACACTTGCAGCTTACTTTCTCGTGCTTTTTTACCAAGGGCAACTAAAGTGAGTTCAATTTCGGCAAATGACATTTGGTCAGCATTTCTAATAACTGGCACAACAAGACCTTTATCAGTGCCAACAGCAACACCTATGTCATAATAATTTTTATATATGATTTCATCACCTGAGATTTCAGCGTTAATCTCATGAATTTCTTTCAGTGCTTGCACTGCTGCCTTTATAAAAAACGACATGAAACCCAATTTTATTCCATATTTCTTTTCGAAAGTTTCTTTATATTTTGCCCTGAGATCCATGACATTTTTCATGTCAATTTCATTGAACGTGGTCAGTATTGCAGCAGTATTTTGCGATGCTTTCAAACGAGCAGCAATTACTTGCCTTATTTTGCTCATTTTCACTCGTTCTTCTCTTCTCTCTCCACTTACTACACTTTTTGGTAGTTCGACCGCAGGTTGTTCAGCCTTATTCATATGATCTATCACATCTGCTTTTGTTATTCTGCCTCCCATGCCAGTTCCTTTTACACTTTCTGCACTGATTGCATTTTCTTCCATAATTTTACGAGCTGACGGAGCGTCTTTTTTAGCAGCGCCTTCGCCTTTATCTTCTTTTTTTACTTCTTCTTTTACCTCTCCTACAGCAAATTTTGCCAGTAATTGATCAGGGCTGATTACATCATCTTCTTTCACAAAAAATTCAGTTATTTGTCCTGAAGCTTCTGCAGGTAATTCTAACGCCGTTTTGTCAGTTTCAATTTCAAAGATCAAGTCATCTAATTTTACTGCTTCGCCAATATTTTTCTTTATTTTGACTATACCTTCCGTGATCGATTCACCACCAAGAGTTTTTGGTGCTCTGACTTCTATAATTTTGCTCATAAAACAACTTCCGTATAAAACTTTCTATAAATTTATACATGAAAAGAAGTGTATAACAAACTAATAAATTCATTAGAAGTACCAAGTTTTTCTGCCACCTATCATCTAAGTAGCTGGTTCAGAAAACTTTATTCATAGAGTAGAGTATAGACTATCAATGATTTTTCAGTAATAATATAGTTTTAGGTTGATGTAGTGAACGCTTCATACAGAGATATAGACGTTAAGTTAATTGATATTGTTAGGATGGGTAAAACCGAATAACAGGTTGAATTCAAATGTTAAATCTAGAATCTCTGCCAAAACATCTAGCAATTATTATGGATGGTAATGGTAGGTGGGCAAACAATCAAGGAAGGATAAAAATTGATGGTTATAGAAAAGGCAGTGAGGTTGCATGTGATATTGCTAAGCATTGCACAATCTTGACCATACCTTACTTAACTTTGTATGCATTTTCCATGGAAAATTGGCTCAGACCTAAAAACGAAACTAACTGCCTATTTGATTTATTTTATTCCGTTTTAACCAATGAAGATAAAATCAATTTCATTTACAATCATAACATTAAACTGAATTTTATTGGCAATTTAAGTCTATTGCCCAGTAAAATATTCGATCAAATTAAAAAGGCAGAAGAAGTGACACATAAGAACGATGGCCTATTACTTACTGTTGCAGTTAGTTATGGAGCAAAGCAAGAAATTATACATGCTATCAACAACATCATAAAAGGAAATATCGATTGCGTATTGGAAGACGAATTTGAAAAATTTCTGTATACTAAGGATTTGCCAAAATTGGATTTATTAATTCGCACTGGTGGCGAAAAAAGGTTAAGCAACTTTTTATTATGGCAAGCAGCCTATGCTGAATTGTATTTTTGTGATACTTTGTGGCCTGATTTTTCTTGTCAAGATTTGACCGAAGCACTAGAAGATTATACAAAAAGAGAGAAAAAATATGGTAGATAATAACTTTATGGTTAGAATATTGTCCTCAATAGTAATATTACTCATATTTTCTTTTGCTACATATTTCAGTGATTTATCATTTTATCTACTAATTTTTTCAATCGCAGTTTTATCTTCTTTTGAATGGTATAACCTAACTCAGGGCAATAGAATCTTATACATTTTCGCATTACTATTAATTGCATTACCAAATGCCTCGTTAATATACCTCTATAGCTTACCACAGGGAAAATATGTACTAATATGGCTCGTCTTAACTATTTGGAGTATCGACATTGCTGCCTATTTTTTCGGCAAAAATTTTGGTAAAACTAGAATTTGTCCAATCATTAGCCCAGGCAAAACTTGGTTAGGGCTTTTTGGTGCAGTTTTAGCTGGAGTAGTGTGTACAATTTTTGGCTCAATATTTTTGAGTTTATTTCCAATTCTTTATTCTCCAATAATTGGCTTTACAATTGCTATTCTAGCCCAACTTGGAGATTTTACTGAGTCACTCATCAAAAGAATTTACAATGTTAAAGATAGTGGAGGTATAATACCCGGTCATGGGGGAGTACTTGACCGTATGGATAGCTTCATTTTTACTGCCCCTCTCATTGCTATTTACATAAGCTAAAAAAATGAAGTACTATTAAATTTGGGTTCTTTTCTTTTCACTCACTGCTTTCACTTCAATAGATTGAAATTCTTCGAAGTTTACTATTTCATTCATTGGCTTATTACAATAAGGACAACACATTTCTCCTTCTTTATGTAAATATACTACTGGATGACCAGAACCATCATCATTCTCATCACCACGGCAGCAAACTATTAAATTATTATCCCTCACTTCTGACATGTCGCTCCTTTAGTTTATAGTATTTTATACATTGAACATACTCGTTTGAAAATAAAAAAGACAACGGATATTTATTATCCATCTTTTACCCTATTTAGGTTAATCAATTCATTTTCTACACTTTTTGATACAAACTTGCTAACATCTCCTCCTAATCTCGCTATTTCCTTTACAAAACTTGATGAGATAAATTGAGTATCCTCAGACGCAGGAAGAAATATAGTTTCAATTTCAGGAGAGAGTTTGTAGTTTACCCAACTCATTTGAAACTCATAATCAAAATCTGATACTGCTCTGAGCCCTCTGATAATAACAGAGGCATTCTGCTCTTTGGCAAACTTCATTAATAACCCATTGAAAGATATGACATTTGCATCAATCCCTAGTCCTTTCACTTCATTTTCAGCCATGCTTGTGCGCAGATTTATGTCAAAAGCAGTATGCTTATTAACATTTTCTGCAACACTGATTACTAACTTATCGACTAGCTTACATGCTCTTTTTATTATGTCAAGATGCCCAAAGGTTATAGGATCAAATGTACCAGGGTAGATTCCTATTTTGTTATTAGTGTTCATTTTTTGTTTCTATACTTCAAAAACTTTTGATGGACATGATAACGTTTTTTATCTAAAAATGAAAGTACGTAGTTGGCCTGATAGCTCAGTTGGTAGAGCAAAGGACTGAAAATCCTTGTGTCGCTGGTTCGATTCCTGCTCAGGCCACATTCTTTTTCTTATCAAATTTACCTTTTTATTGCAAAATATTCTATAATATGTTATGATGTTGATATAAGTGTTAAGAAGTTAAACTATATGTATAAATGTTATAGCAAAGTGTTTAATATCCTATTAATTGTAGTTCTATTATTAAGCAATATTACTTATGCTGGCGTTAGTGAAAAACCGGCATCAACTGCCTTGACGGCAGAAAATAGAGTAAATGATGACATAGTTGTTGGTTTGTTAAAAACGGAAGAAGAGACATACCCGCATGAGCTTGGGCTATCTCAAAGTGTCTACGAGATGCTTAATAATTTTAGAGTTAAAATTGTACTGATTGATTATAATGAAATAATTAGCCTTAAAAAAATTCAGACAGAGTCACTTAATCTCGCAAAACAAGATGAAACATTGGCAAAAAAGTTAACATTAGACCGAATAAAAGTTAAAGTTGCAAAGTTTATTAAAGAACACAAAATAAATAGAATATTCATTCCAGGAAATTACTACAATTTACACTCCGAACCTTTTCCTCCTACTCCTTGTCGCCAGCTTGTTACTGAAGCAATTGTAAAAATCATTGATGATAACCCTGCAATTCATTTACTTGGCATATGTGGTGGTTTGCAAGGCATAATGAATGCAAAGGGAATTGAAGTAGTGAGTGTGGCAAATCTTGTGAGTGATGAAGAGAAGCGAAGATCTCATTTAAAATCAGCACCTAATCCACAGAAAGAGGATGTACCTCTCCAGCAGATAAAGATCGTTCCCAACAGTCGTTTAGCCGAAGTGGTTGCTAGATTTTTATCACCTGACGAAAATGGTTGGTTTTCAACATGTTTTCCAGATGCTCACTCGGGAGCAGTGAGCAATACACCAGAAAATAGAAGAAAATTGGAGTTACTTGGATATAAAGTTACAGCATTTTCGAGTGATGGGGTAATAGAGGCTATTGAAGATAAGCATGGTAATATTTACTTTCAAAGTCATCCAGAAGCCCTTGTTGTGAAGTCAGATAAAAACCTCTATCTATCAAATCACAAGGAACGTCAGGTTTCAACATTAGTTGCTATAGCAATTATAAATGATTTTCTTTATCGCGCTTAATGCTAAAATAAGGAAAATCATTTAATGTCATGCACTGGCATGACAGAAGAGGAAGTACTGGAAAGAAATGGGTGTCATTCCAGCGCGTGACGCTGGAATCCAGATTTATTTAAAGTTAAGTTTTCTGGATCCCAGTGTCTAGGCACTGGGATGACAAGAAAAGGCTACTTGAATGACAAGAGAGGAAGTACTGGTATGACACTTTTGGTGGAACACACATAACTGTACAAACATTGTGATACAACAGTAGTTTACATAAATCCCATAGCGTGCCGAATGAAACGTTTTTTAAGAAAATCTGAATTTTCAACTACCATTAAACCAAATGCTCTAGCGCAAAATATTCTATTGGAAAATATCCTATTTAGCCCATCAGTTGCAAGTGCCATGGTAAAATTATCAAAGTATCTGTCACGTGAAATTTTTTTCAATAGGTAATGACTGCCAACGTCAATACCAGAGACTTTTGCAGTAGTTATTTGTCTTATAACACTCTCTACATCTCTCATTCCAAGATTAAGTCCTTGACCTGCAACTGGATGGATTGAATGTGCTGCATCGCCAATAAGCAAAATTCTGCTTTTATATAACTTTCTCGCAAAAGTAAAACTCAAAGGGTAAGATCTTCTTTCACTCTCTAACTCAATTTCTCCCAAATAAGAACCAAATCTTTTTTTGAGCTCTATGATAAATTCCTTTTCGGATAAGCTCATTAGCATTTTTGAAATTTCGTATTTTTCTGTCCAAACTATTGAAGAAGTATAGCCACCTTTCATTGGCAAAATTGCAAATGGACCACCAGGAAAAAACCGCTCTACAGCTAAGTTTTGGTGATGCAATTCATGCTTTACATTAAATACTATACTATTTTGTTTATAATCAAATTTTATCATTGGTATAGAAAACAACTTTGGCAACTTAGAGTTTTTACCTTCAGCGCAGATAAATAGCGATGATATCAATTGCTGATCATTATCAAGAGTAACTTCCACGTATCCTTTGTCACAAGCAATTGTTTTATAGGAACGTGGAGAATATATATTGAGTTTATGCAAAAAATTATTATTGATTGCATTCCATATAATAGCATTGTTGATTACATAACCCATTGGTTCTTCACCGACCATTTTATGGTCATAGTGCACAGTAAATGGGCTATCTCCATCTAATATGCATATATCAAGTATTGGTTCAGTTTCACCCTCTAAGAACTGCCAGATCCCTAATTTTTCCAATATCTTTTTTGATCCTTGAGAAATGGCAAATGCTCGATTGTCATTAACTGTACGTGGTAGACTATTTTTTTCAATTACGGCTACAGATACAGAATCATTACTGAGGCCAATAGCAGTAATAAGACCAATCAGCCCACCACCTGAAATGATTACATCGTAATTCATTTTATTTACCTAAAATTATATTTTATTCGTTTTGAAAACAGTTTAAATAAACTTTGTAGACACTGAACTTCTTATTACTACCTTAGGATACCTAACATTAGTAACAAAGTATTAATTATTTTGTGCTAAAGATTTTGTTTTATTAAAGGAACCAATTTATGACTACAGATTGCACAAAAGAATTGTCAAATTGCATTAGCAAATATAGAGAAGAGCTTAGAGAAAACAAAGCAGCAATTAAACAAACTGTAACTCGCGATAAAATCAATATAAGCGATTACTTTTATAAGGGTGATAAAACCTGCAACGAAGAAATATTTAATGTAGGAGGCGAGTGTTATGGTACAAAATATGGTGGGAAACAAAAATATACATATGATGAGTGGAAGCAAAAAATTGAAAAACCTCATGCTAAAGATTTGCTAAAAATGTTACAAAACGAAGTAAAAGATAAAATATTAAAGAGTTTTGAGGATTATAAAAAGTATCATGAAAATGCTACTGAAGCTATAAAAAAAGAATTAGACATAGATTCGAAATTAAAGGCAATACTCAGGGAAAAGCAACAACCAGAAACTGATGAAACTCGAGCATATTATGATGTTATACGAAGTTTATATGAAAATGGAGACATGCACTCTCAATTAAAGTGCAATGATCTTGATTGTTTTAACAGAACAATGGAGGATAATTTATCCCAAAAACAATCTGAATTAACTAATATAAAGAATAACTTTTTGGATAATACGCAAAATATTTTTCAACATATTCAAGTTGAAGATAGTCTTTTATAGAGTAAAGAGTGAAATAAGATTATACTGTTTTTCAAATAAAATTTTCTTAAGTTGTAGATTGTTTTTTACAGCTAAGGTAGCTGCCACCACTTGAAATATTTTATTCACCTAAAACTACATTCTACCCATCTTGAAGGGAATGTTCAAAAAAAGCATAGGCGTCAAGTTAAGGAAAAGTGGAATAAGAAAGATATCAACTATGTTTAAAAATTTTTTATTTGTGTAATTTTGCAACTTCATATGGGCAATAAAACCCCATTTTGTCGTATAAGAATAGAATTTTATATCAAACAGCTACTACCTTGCTTAAGCCAATGAATATGTGCGTTTAGTGTGTGTGTGGACGCACATATTCATTAACTAATTTTAATTATTGCCATGTAAATTTCTAAACATGCAAATTAATTGCTTCTTTAAGTCTGGCATTGGCGATGACTATAATTTTACGCATAAGTGCAGTGAGTGCTACCATCTTTCTTTTACCACTATCAATAAGCTTACAATAAAAAGCAGCAAGTTCTGACTTGGAGTTTCTAGCAGCCATAGCAGCTGTGAAAAGCTTTGAACGAACGTTACTTCTTCCACCTATAATCCTTCGGTAACCAATAGCTTTACCACTTTCCTTAGGATGAGGTGCAACACCTGCAAGGCTTGCAACTTGCCTTTTGTTTAAGGAACCAAGTTCCGGTATAAGGCACAATAAACATTGAGAGGTTTTTCTACCTATTCCAGGAACTGTTTCAAGAATCTTCTGGTATCGGTTCAGTTCAGGGTTTTCATTGACTATTTTTTGTATAGCTTGATCAAGCTTTTCTACCTGATTATTGAGGAATTCAATAGTTTGTTGACAACTTTCCTTAATGTAATCATTTCCAGGAGTTTTAAGCCTATTTTTTTCTTGAACAAGCATTTTTGTAATATCATCACGACGCTGACAAAGTGTAAATAAGGTGGTTTGTTCTTTTGAGATAGGTGTAAATAGCTGCAGACGTCCACAACGCTCAACACCATATTGGGCAAGCGCTTTTGCATCCAGATTGTCAGTCTTTGCCAAAGTTCCATGAGATAGAATGAAGTTTTTAACTTGACGAGTATTAGCACGATGCACAGCAATGTTTCTGTCAATAAGAAAATACAATAAGCCAAGCTCATAGCCTCCTGTAGCTTCTAAAATTATCATGGAATTGGGTAAGATATTTGAAAATTTTTGGTAAAATTGTTTCCAGCCAGAACAACTATTGTCAAACTTGATAACACTTTTTTGTTCATTCACTGCAATGACAAATTCAAGTTTTCCGATATCAATGCCAATAAAATTTTGATAAGATATAACCATAAAGAACCTCGAGAGTTTAAGTTAAAATTTAAGATTGTAAACAGGTGCATATGTATGTCCCAAACAACTATTCAAACGTCTCGAAGGATAGGCTTGAGTACCTTGATATCTACGTATGTGTAATACTACCGTCTTACGGTCGCTCAAGCCTTTGATAACTATATTTTTTTATAGAGCTACCTTCCTTCTTGCTTCTTTTATATCATATTTCCAACTTACAACCGTCTTGCTAGTCAACAAAAAAATTACTCAAGCTGTATCATAAAATCAAAAAATACTTCTGATTGTGTAACAGTACACAGATTACAGTTAGTGAATATGTTGAATGGATTGGAAGCATTTTTTGATTTTAAACTACAGTCAACATCCTAGTTCTGTAATTCTTGATATGATTTGGATCAAAAGCACTTTTGGATGTCAGGATACCGAAAATGATATGGAGTAGCTTACGCTCCCACAATTGCCATATTATGCTTACCCTTCTTCTTTAGTCTTTGGCAAAAACTCACAATGATAGGATTGTGATTCTTGGCTACTATGGCAGGAAAGAAAAGGGCCTTACGTAATGTTTGTAACCTGATTTACTTAATCTTGGTTTAGAATGTACAGATGAACCTGATGTTATATTTTTCGGTATAACTCCTGTATATGCTGCCAATTGCCTGGCATCTCTAAAAGCTTTTATGTCAGGGATTTCAGCTAAAATAGCTATTGCTGATTCCTCTCCTATTCCTGGAATAGTCAATAGAAGCTGAAAATTTTCCAACAATTCTTTGTGCTGCTTTAATAGTTTGCGTATGGAGTTTTTTATTATTTCTATTTTTTTAACTATATTCGTTGCAAGATCCTCCCAAGCATTTGCAACTTCTTTAGGCAGTCTCTCTTTTTTTTCTAGGTGGTTATTTACTAATTCTTTTAACGCAACTGAGCAACGATAAAGATGTTTTAATTTTTTCATTTCAGAAGAAGGTGGTGTCCAACGAGTTGGTTCCTGTCTTTGGCAATAATCAGCAATAATTTCTGCATCAGTCTGATCATTCTTTTGTCTTACGAGCTTACTCCTTGTATAAGATTTAATACAATAAGGATTTACAACACTAACAAAATGTCCAGCATTGTGCAGAAATTCAGCCAAAGCTTCGCTATAACAACCACATGCATGCCTTTACTTCTTCCACATTATGCTTTTGTAGAAAACTCAGCAGACCTTGAAACCCAAGATCATCGTTCTTAAAGCTCCTTTTCCTAGTTTCACGCTTTTCTTTTTTACTTATGAATGAAAGAAAAACATCAAAGCGATCTTTTGATACATCAATTCCAAGAAAGTTGTTGATCATATATAACCCCATACGTTACCATTTAAAACGAAAAGTAAGCCTTCTAAGAAACTCCCTCAACCAGTTCATCTTTTTGAACTAAGATGTAGCCAAATTCCTGTGCTTTTTTGATCAAGTTTTTTTTAACTCTCTCTTTGTAACGTGTTTCATAATAGTTCATTCCTTTTTCAACATATTCTTACCCATACTTTAGCATACTATAAAAAATGCATGCTAGTTTTCTTGCGGTAGCCGTGATTGCTTTTGGTGCACCTAGTCGTCTCTTTATTCTTCTACAGTACGCACCTATTCCGCTGTTGCTTCTTGATACACAGTGAGCAGCTATTCGAAATGCATTTGCAGCACGATTAATGACTTTACGCGTTCTTGTGCTAAACACTTTTTCTCCTGTAATTTTATTGGCAGGGCTAACCACGATGAAAAGTGTTTTTCTGTCCGCCATCTATTAGGGTTTATGCCAGTTTCTGAAATTATTGTTTGTATGGTTACTACATCAAGTCCTGGAACTTTTCCCTACCTGTAATTCTATGCAGTTCTTCGTGTATAGCAAAATTTGGCCTATGTTTTGTAGACTTACGCTTTATTTTATTACATAGCTTGTTCCCACCTGACTTTGTCTCAAATGTTTTATAATATCCTTCAATACTTCTATCACATTCTGCTATTTTTTCCTGATAAATATTGTATAGCTCAAACTCTTGTTTTAGTGTAAACAGGTGTTCCTCTCTATAGTTAATGCTTTTGCAATGGTAGATTTATCATTTTTTATTCG is a window from the Wolbachia endosymbiont of Armadillidium arcangelii genome containing:
- the odhB gene encoding 2-oxoglutarate dehydrogenase complex dihydrolipoyllysine-residue succinyltransferase; this translates as MSKIIEVRAPKTLGGESITEGIVKIKKNIGEAVKLDDLIFEIETDKTALELPAEASGQITEFFVKEDDVISPDQLLAKFAVGEVKEEVKKEDKGEGAAKKDAPSARKIMEENAISAESVKGTGMGGRITKADVIDHMNKAEQPAVELPKSVVSGERREERVKMSKIRQVIAARLKASQNTAAILTTFNEIDMKNVMDLRAKYKETFEKKYGIKLGFMSFFIKAAVQALKEIHEINAEISGDEIIYKNYYDIGVAVGTDKGLVVPVIRNADQMSFAEIELTLVALGKKARESKLQVSDMEGATFTISNGGVYGSLLSTPIINPPQSGILGMHCIQNRPVAVGNSIEIRPMMYIALSYDHRIVDGKGAVTFLVKIKNYIEDLNRLVLEI
- the uppS gene encoding polyprenyl diphosphate synthase; the encoded protein is MLNLESLPKHLAIIMDGNGRWANNQGRIKIDGYRKGSEVACDIAKHCTILTIPYLTLYAFSMENWLRPKNETNCLFDLFYSVLTNEDKINFIYNHNIKLNFIGNLSLLPSKIFDQIKKAEEVTHKNDGLLLTVAVSYGAKQEIIHAINNIIKGNIDCVLEDEFEKFLYTKDLPKLDLLIRTGGEKRLSNFLLWQAAYAELYFCDTLWPDFSCQDLTEALEDYTKREKKYGR
- a CDS encoding phosphatidate cytidylyltransferase, translating into MVDNNFMVRILSSIVILLIFSFATYFSDLSFYLLIFSIAVLSSFEWYNLTQGNRILYIFALLLIALPNASLIYLYSLPQGKYVLIWLVLTIWSIDIAAYFFGKNFGKTRICPIISPGKTWLGLFGAVLAGVVCTIFGSIFLSLFPILYSPIIGFTIAILAQLGDFTESLIKRIYNVKDSGGIIPGHGGVLDRMDSFIFTAPLIAIYIS
- a CDS encoding zinc-finger domain-containing protein, which codes for MSEVRDNNLIVCCRGDENDDGSGHPVVYLHKEGEMCCPYCNKPMNEIVNFEEFQSIEVKAVSEKKRTQI
- the coaD gene encoding pantetheine-phosphate adenylyltransferase; amino-acid sequence: MNTNNKIGIYPGTFDPITFGHLDIIKRACKLVDKLVISVAENVNKHTAFDINLRTSMAENEVKGLGIDANVISFNGLLMKFAKEQNASVIIRGLRAVSDFDYEFQMSWVNYKLSPEIETIFLPASEDTQFISSSFVKEIARLGGDVSKFVSKSVENELINLNRVKDG
- a CDS encoding gamma-glutamyl-gamma-aminobutyrate hydrolase family protein (Members of this family of hydrolases with an active site Cys residue belong to MEROPS family C26.), which translates into the protein MYKCYSKVFNILLIVVLLLSNITYAGVSEKPASTALTAENRVNDDIVVGLLKTEEETYPHELGLSQSVYEMLNNFRVKIVLIDYNEIISLKKIQTESLNLAKQDETLAKKLTLDRIKVKVAKFIKEHKINRIFIPGNYYNLHSEPFPPTPCRQLVTEAIVKIIDDNPAIHLLGICGGLQGIMNAKGIEVVSVANLVSDEEKRRSHLKSAPNPQKEDVPLQQIKIVPNSRLAEVVARFLSPDENGWFSTCFPDAHSGAVSNTPENRRKLELLGYKVTAFSSDGVIEAIEDKHGNIYFQSHPEALVVKSDKNLYLSNHKERQVSTLVAIAIINDFLYRA
- the ubiH gene encoding 2-octaprenyl-6-methoxyphenyl hydroxylase; the protein is MNYDVIISGGGLIGLITAIGLSNDSVSVAVIEKNSLPRTVNDNRAFAISQGSKKILEKLGIWQFLEGETEPILDICILDGDSPFTVHYDHKMVGEEPMGYVINNAIIWNAINNNFLHKLNIYSPRSYKTIACDKGYVEVTLDNDQQLISSLFICAEGKNSKLPKLFSIPMIKFDYKQNSIVFNVKHELHHQNLAVERFFPGGPFAILPMKGGYTSSIVWTEKYEISKMLMSLSEKEFIIELKKRFGSYLGEIELESERRSYPLSFTFARKLYKSRILLIGDAAHSIHPVAGQGLNLGMRDVESVIRQITTAKVSGIDVGSHYLLKKISRDRYFDNFTMALATDGLNRIFSNRIFCARAFGLMVVENSDFLKKRFIRHAMGFM
- a CDS encoding IS110 family transposase, with the translated sequence MVISYQNFIGIDIGKLEFVIAVNEQKSVIKFDNSCSGWKQFYQKFSNILPNSMIILEATGGYELGLLYFLIDRNIAVHRANTRQVKNFILSHGTLAKTDNLDAKALAQYGVERCGRLQLFTPISKEQTTLFTLCQRRDDITKMLVQEKNRLKTPGNDYIKESCQQTIEFLNNQVEKLDQAIQKIVNENPELNRYQKILETVPGIGRKTSQCLLCLIPELGSLNKRQVASLAGVAPHPKESGKAIGYRRIIGGRSNVRSKLFTAAMAARNSKSELAAFYCKLIDSGKRKMVALTALMRKIIVIANARLKEAINLHV